A stretch of Camelina sativa cultivar DH55 chromosome 18, Cs, whole genome shotgun sequence DNA encodes these proteins:
- the LOC104762437 gene encoding uncharacterized protein LOC104762437: MFWSSSTYRRTEGESDYGGGGDSKFIFLVYFGDFDTVRSMEAVENSEEPIPGNSSRLAGNPNWGTATVVGVFAGLLYGGSKEASASVSKDAEVMLKMGSTQDKREQHRLMRDAMEKRFIRVTRGSLIGGMRLGMFTASFFSLQNFLAETRGVHDVFNVVGAGSATAAVFGLIMPGSLAWRAPNVLLGSVLGATVCFPLGWLQVKLMQKANEGNNEGTSHHGEVTSGVGAAIERLEQQLRK; the protein is encoded by the exons ATGTTCTGGTCGTCTTCTACCTATAGAAGGACTGAAGGAGAAAGCGATTACGGCGGAGGGGGAGATTCGAAATTCATATTTCTCGTTTACTTTGGCGACTTCGACACTGTTAGATCAATGGAAGCGGTAGAAAATTCTGAAGAACCCATCCCAGGC AATTCTTCAAGATTAGCTGGGAATCCAAACTGGGGAACAGCAACTGTTGTTGGGGTCTTTGCAGGATTGCTTTATGGAGGCAGCAAAGAGGCTTCTGCTTCTGTG AGTAAAGATGCAGAAGTGATGTTGAAGATGGGTAGTACACAGGACAAGCGTGAACAACACAGGTTGATGCGAGATGCTATGGAGAAAAGATTCATCCGAGTAACTCGTGGTTCTCTCATTGGAGGGATGCGTCTTGGGATGTTCACTGCCTCTTTCTTCAGTCTGCAAAACTTTTTAGCTGAGACGCGAGGAGTCCATGATGTTTTCAATGTCGTTGGAGCTGGTTCTGCTACTGCTGCAGTATTTGGCCTAATCA TGCCGGGGTCTCTTGCTTGGCGTGCGCCGAATGTGTTGCTTGGTTCAGTTCTTGGAGCCACAGTCTGCTTCCCTCTTG GGTGGTTACAAGTGAAGCTCATGCAGAAAGCAAACGAAGGCAATAACGAGGGCACAAGCCACCACGGCGAGGTAACAAGTGGTGTTGGCGCAGCCATTGAGAGACTCGAACAACAGTTGAGAAAATAA
- the LOC104762436 gene encoding diphthine methyltransferase homolog: MDAAHCYLEGNADAVEFCPHEPYSNLLAASTYTLQEGDSPSRSGSVYLFDVGDGEDVGLNLLQKIDTAGVFDIRWSHSNDGGGNVALAQADADGCLRVYKIDDTEALREVAGEKISSSMCLCLDWDPSSTSIVVGLSDGSASVVSFTDSNLETVQQWKGHDFEVWTASFDLNNPNLVYTGSDDCKFSCWDIRGNPADNRVFQNSKVHTMGVCCISPSPSDPYSIFTGSYDETLRVWDTRSVTRPVNETSLSLGGGVWRIKHHPSLSGVVLTACVHNGFAVAKVSDGKGEVLESYNKHDSLAYGADWYRGKNQKQSVVATCSFYDRLLRLWMPENCI; this comes from the exons ATGGACGCAGCACATTGCTATCTCGAAGGAAACGCCGACGCTGTAGAGTTCTGTCCTCACGAGCCTTACTCAAACTTGCTTGCAGCTTCTACTTACACACTCCAAGAAGGAGATTCTCCCTCTCGATCTGGGTCTGTGTATCTATTTGACGTCGGAGATGGGGAAGATGTTGGTTTGAATCTTCTTCAGAAGATTGATACTGCCGGAGTTTTCGATATCCGTTGGAGTCACAGCAACGATGGAGGCGGAAACGTGGCGCTTGCTCAGGCTGATGCTGATGGATGCTTGAGAGTTTACAAGATCGATGACACTGAA GCTCTGAGAGAAGTCGCTGGTGAAAAGATAAGCTCATCAATGTGTCTTTGTTTGGATTGGGatccatcatcaacatcaatcgTAGTTGGTTTATCAGATGGCTCTGCTTCAGTTGTGTCATTCACTGATTCTAATCTAGAAACAGTCCAACAATGGAAAGGGCATGACTTTGAGGTTTGGACGGCCTCATTTGATCTCAACAATCCTAATTTGGTCTATACTGGATCAGATGATTGCAAGTTCAGCTGTTGGGATATCAGAGGTAATCCGGCAGACAATCGTGTTTTTCAGAATTCCAAAGTTCATACAATGGGTGTTTGCTGTATTTCCCCAAGTCCAAGTGATCCTTACTCTATATTCACTGGAAGCTATGATGAAACACTAAGAGTTTGGGACACGAGGTCTGTTACGAGACCTGTGAACGAAACATCGTTGTCTTTAGGCGGAGGAGTGTGGAGAATCAAGCATCATCCTTCTCTGAGCGGTGTTGTATTGACGGCTTGTGTGCACAACGGTTTTGCTGTAGCGAAGGTTAGTGATGGGAAAGGTGAAGTGTTGGAGAGTTATAACAAGCATGATTCTCTTGCTTATGGAGCAGATTGGTACAGAGGGAAAAATCAGAAGCAAAGCGTTGTGGCAACTTGTTCGTTCTATGATCGGCTTCTTCGGTTATGGATGCCAGAAAACTGCATTTGA
- the LOC109124871 gene encoding glutaredoxin-C1-like isoform X1 — protein MSKEEMETAMNKTKEIVSSYPVVVFSKTYCRYCQRVKQLLTQLGASFKVLELDEISDGSEIQSALLEWTGQSTVPSVFIKAKHIGGSDKVMETYKQGKLVPLLTKAGALANIPSKL, from the exons ATGAGCAAGGAAGAGATGGAGACGGCGATGAACAAGACCAAAGAGATTGTCTCCTCGTACCCGGTCGTTGTCTTCAG CAAGACTTACTGTCGTTATTGCCAGAGGGTGAAGCAGCTGCTTACACAACTTGGAGCAAGTTTTAAAGTACTTGAGCTCGATGAGataa GCGATGGAAGTGAGATCCAATCAGCTTTGTTAGAGTGGACTGGCCAGAGCACTGTTCCAAGCGTCTTCATCAAAGCGAAACATATCGGTGGAAGCGATA AAGTGATGGAGACTTACAAGCAAGGCAAGCTTGTGCCTCTCCTTACTAAAGCTGGTGCTCTTGCCAATATCCCTTCCAAGCTTTGA
- the LOC109124871 gene encoding glutaredoxin-C1-like isoform X2 produces MSKEEMETAMNKTKEIVSSYPVVVFSKTYCRYCQRVKQLLTQLGASFKVLELDEISDGSEIQSALLEWTGQSTVPSVFIKAKHIGGSDMMETYKQGKLVPLLTKAGALANIPSKL; encoded by the exons ATGAGCAAGGAAGAGATGGAGACGGCGATGAACAAGACCAAAGAGATTGTCTCCTCGTACCCGGTCGTTGTCTTCAG CAAGACTTACTGTCGTTATTGCCAGAGGGTGAAGCAGCTGCTTACACAACTTGGAGCAAGTTTTAAAGTACTTGAGCTCGATGAGataa GCGATGGAAGTGAGATCCAATCAGCTTTGTTAGAGTGGACTGGCCAGAGCACTGTTCCAAGCGTCTTCATCAAAGCGAAACATATCGGTGGAAGCGATA TGATGGAGACTTACAAGCAAGGCAAGCTTGTGCCTCTCCTTACTAAAGCTGGTGCTCTTGCCAATATCCCTTCCAAGCTTTGA
- the LOC104762440 gene encoding glutaredoxin-C1-like isoform X2, producing MGSMFSANRLSKEEMEVSMNKAKEIVSSYPVVVFSKTYCGYCQRVKQLLTQLGASFKVFELDEMSDGGEIQSALTEWTGQSTVPNVFIKEKHIGGCDKVMESNNNIKSVLFTLLVFG from the exons ATGGGTTCTATGTTCAGTGCAAACCGATTGAGCAAGGAAGAGATGGAGGTCAGCATGAACAAAGCCAAAGAGATCGTCTCCTCGTACCCTGTCGTTGTCTTCAg CAAGACTTACTGTGGTTATTGCCAGAGGGTGAAACAGTTGCTGACACAGCTAGGAGCAAGTTTTAAAGTATTTGAGCTCGATGAGATGA GTGATGGAGGTGAGATCCAATCAGCTTTGACAGAGTGGACTGGTCAGAGCACAGTTCCAAACGTATTcatcaaagaaaaacatatcGGTGGATGCGATA aag TGATGGAGAGTAACAATAACATCAAAAGTGTGCTCTTCACGTTGCTGGTGTTTGGTTAA
- the LOC104762440 gene encoding glutaredoxin-C1-like isoform X1: protein MGSMFSANRLSKEEMEVSMNKAKEIVSSYPVVVFSKTYCGYCQRVKQLLTQLGASFKVFELDEMSDGGEIQSALTEWTGQSTVPNVFIKEKHIGGCDKVMESNKQGKLVSLLTEAGAIANNSAQL, encoded by the exons ATGGGTTCTATGTTCAGTGCAAACCGATTGAGCAAGGAAGAGATGGAGGTCAGCATGAACAAAGCCAAAGAGATCGTCTCCTCGTACCCTGTCGTTGTCTTCAg CAAGACTTACTGTGGTTATTGCCAGAGGGTGAAACAGTTGCTGACACAGCTAGGAGCAAGTTTTAAAGTATTTGAGCTCGATGAGATGA GTGATGGAGGTGAGATCCAATCAGCTTTGACAGAGTGGACTGGTCAGAGCACAGTTCCAAACGTATTcatcaaagaaaaacatatcGGTGGATGCGATA AGGTGATGGAGAGTAACAAGCAAGGCAAGCTTGTGTCTTTACTTACTGAAGCTGGTGCGATAGCTAATAACTCTGCCCAGCTTTGA
- the LOC104762441 gene encoding uncharacterized protein LOC104762441, with translation MAAKLVSSSASSVIPSFFSPFQPRNSFQFRSSRHQPAHLHYYHPLHLKRDKISSLHISFRDQKPRDISQKRAYLPLATSEDQFQYTDQPPDDPETVSHQTRPEAAPQESSSSIQYNGDGKPGFISFYNQRNKTENNIIVPLEAKSTWGSLLWLIGPAVLVSSFILPPVYLRRIVSAVFEDSLLTDFLILFFTEALFYCGVAAFLLIIDRSRKSSGFIPQNRTNPSQLGQRISSVATLVLSLMIPMVTMGFVWPWTGPAASATLAPYLVGIVVQFAFEQYARYRNSPSSPVIPIIFQVYRLHQLNRAAQLVTALSFTVKGAESTVNNLAIKKSLGTLLNVIQVLGVISIWSISSFLMWLSSPSQNQS, from the exons ATGGCTGCTAAACTGGTGTCCTCCTCGGCTTCTTCTGTGATTCCATCCTTTTTCTCACCTTTTCAACCTCGCAATTCCTTTCAG TTTCGTTCATCAAGGCATCAACCTGCTCATCTCCATTATTACCATCCTCTGCACCTTAAACGTGATAAAA TTAGTTCTCTTCACATTTCCTTCAGAGACCAAAAACCAAGAGACATCTCCCAAAAGAGAGCTTATTTGCCTCTTGCTACTTCAGAAGACCAGTTCCAATACACTGACCAACCACCAGACGATCCAGAAACAGTAAGTCACCAAACTCGCCCTGAAGCTGCGCCTCAAGAAAGTAGTTCCTCTATCCAATACAATGGAGACGGCAAACCGGGTTTCATTTCGTTTTATAATCAACGGAATAAAACCGAGAATAATATCATTGTCCCTCTTGAAGCGAAAAGCACATGGGGAAGCCTTCTCTGGCTCATTGGTCCTGCTGTCTTAGTTTCATCTTTCATTTTACCTCCGGTTTACTTAAGAAGAATAGTCTCAGCAGTTTTTGAAGACTCTTTGCTCACAG ACTTCCTCATACTGTTCTTCACTGAGGCTCTCTTCTACTGTGGAGTTGCTGCTTTTCTTCTGATAATAGACCGTTCAAGAAAATCATCCGGATTTATTCCTCAGAACCGAACCAATCCTTCTCAGCTAGGACAAAGAATCTCCTCTGTAGCAACATTAGTGCTTAGTcttatgattccaatggtgacAATGGGATTCGTCTGGCCATGGACTGGACCTGCAGCATCTGCTACTCTTGCACCGTACCTTGTTGGTATCGTTGTTCAATTTGCATTTGAACAGTATGCTAGATACCGCAATTCTCCATCATCTCCTGTCATCCCCATCATCTTTCAG gtATACAGACTACATCAGCTGAACAGAGCGGCACAATTAGTAACAGCATTGTCATTTACGGTTAAAGGAGCAGAGTCAACAGTTAATAATCTGGCAATCAAGAAATCGCTGGGTACACTTTTGAATGTGATACAGGTCTTAGGTGTGATTTCAATTTGGTCTATATCAAGTTTCCTCATGTGGTTATCATCACCTTCCCAAAACCAGTCTTGA